In the Pseudolabrys taiwanensis genome, one interval contains:
- a CDS encoding 2-hydroxyacid dehydrogenase has translation MSRPRVFVTQPIAESALARLRARADVEVNEDSSKIIPKDRLIDGVRRADILMPRLHDVVDREVLTANPDLKAVSSMNITQDNIDLAAATELGIPVTNITAMVTDATADIAFGLLLAAARNIALGDKLFRQGVYPGSQSNHLAGYAVSGKTLGLVGFGRIGQAVARRGRGFGMNIIYCDPRRLPAEEEAKCEARHMSFEDVLREADFISLHPQLSPETRHLMSDAQFALMKKTAFIINTARGPVIEEAALVRALQAKEIAGAGLDVYEFEPRVAPELVAMPNVVLTPHLGSGVLELRETMAHVVVDNTIALIDGTPPVSCFNPQVLRKLF, from the coding sequence ATGAGTCGTCCCCGCGTTTTCGTCACGCAACCGATCGCCGAGAGCGCGCTCGCGCGTCTGCGCGCGCGCGCCGACGTCGAGGTCAACGAGGACTCGAGCAAGATCATCCCGAAGGACCGGCTTATCGACGGGGTCAGGCGCGCCGATATTCTGATGCCGCGCCTGCACGACGTCGTCGATCGCGAGGTTCTCACGGCCAATCCAGATCTCAAGGCCGTGTCTTCGATGAACATCACCCAGGACAACATCGACCTTGCGGCCGCGACGGAACTCGGCATTCCGGTAACCAACATCACGGCGATGGTCACCGACGCCACGGCCGATATCGCGTTTGGGCTGCTGCTTGCCGCCGCGCGCAATATCGCGCTCGGCGACAAACTGTTTCGGCAGGGGGTCTATCCGGGCTCGCAATCCAACCATCTTGCCGGCTATGCCGTGAGCGGCAAGACGCTCGGCCTTGTCGGATTCGGCCGCATTGGCCAAGCCGTTGCCCGTCGCGGGCGCGGCTTCGGCATGAACATTATTTATTGCGATCCGCGCCGGTTGCCGGCCGAAGAGGAGGCGAAATGCGAGGCGCGGCACATGTCTTTCGAGGACGTGTTGCGTGAGGCCGATTTCATCTCGCTGCATCCGCAACTCTCGCCAGAGACGCGGCATCTGATGAGCGACGCCCAGTTTGCGCTGATGAAGAAGACGGCCTTCATCATCAACACCGCACGCGGGCCCGTGATCGAGGAGGCCGCATTGGTACGGGCGCTCCAGGCCAAGGAGATCGCCGGCGCGGGCCTCGACGTCTACGAGTTCGAGCCCAGGGTGGCGCCTGAGCTGGTTGCCATGCCGAACGTGGTGTTGACGCCGCACCTCGGCAGCGGCGTCCTTGAGCTGCGTGAGACGATGGCGCATGTCGTGGTCGACAACACCATCGCACTGATCGACGGCACGCCGCCGGTGAGCTGCTTCAACCCACAGGTGTTGAGGAAGTTGTTCTAG
- a CDS encoding LLM class flavin-dependent oxidoreductase, whose translation MKLGFFTMPIHPLDKDWRQSLREDREAFVLADELGFVEGYCGEHVTDRAENITSCAMFIASLVDTTKRIKLGTGTINMPNSHPAAVAGQIAMLDHMLDGRFIFGISPGGLLSDAEIFGNLGADRNAMFLEAINQVLAIWTSEPPYNLKGKFWNISVERQFIPELGQGYVGKPLQRPHPPIVVTAVAPFSKGVTEAAARGWDPISANFLMPQWVKSHWPKYVEGCERAGRPADPANWRVARSIFVADDEKTAKAYATDPKGPYRYYYSQLFTKLKMNGRIELFKSHRDQPDDEVTLDYVCDQLITYGTPEKVADELLKYREAVGDFGTLLYAGKDWKDRDLGRRSMILLAEKVLPKVNAALKR comes from the coding sequence GTGAAACTCGGCTTCTTCACTATGCCGATCCATCCGCTCGACAAGGACTGGCGGCAGTCCTTGCGGGAGGATCGTGAGGCTTTCGTGCTGGCCGATGAACTCGGCTTCGTCGAGGGCTATTGCGGTGAGCACGTCACCGATCGCGCCGAGAACATCACCTCTTGTGCGATGTTCATCGCGAGTCTGGTCGATACGACCAAGCGCATCAAACTCGGCACCGGCACCATCAACATGCCGAACAGCCATCCCGCCGCGGTGGCGGGGCAGATCGCGATGCTCGATCACATGCTGGACGGTCGCTTCATCTTCGGCATCAGCCCCGGCGGCCTGCTCTCAGACGCGGAGATCTTCGGTAATCTCGGCGCCGACCGCAATGCCATGTTCTTGGAGGCGATCAATCAGGTGCTCGCAATCTGGACCAGCGAGCCGCCCTATAATCTCAAAGGCAAATTCTGGAACATCAGCGTCGAACGGCAGTTCATCCCCGAACTCGGCCAAGGCTATGTCGGCAAACCGCTGCAGCGGCCGCATCCGCCGATCGTCGTCACCGCGGTGGCGCCGTTTTCGAAGGGCGTGACGGAGGCCGCCGCGCGCGGCTGGGATCCGATCTCAGCCAATTTCCTCATGCCGCAATGGGTGAAGAGCCATTGGCCGAAATACGTCGAGGGCTGTGAGCGGGCCGGGCGTCCGGCAGATCCGGCCAATTGGCGCGTGGCGCGATCAATCTTTGTCGCCGACGATGAGAAGACAGCCAAGGCCTACGCGACCGATCCGAAGGGACCGTATCGCTATTATTACAGCCAGCTTTTCACCAAGTTGAAAATGAACGGTCGCATCGAGCTGTTCAAGAGTCATCGCGATCAGCCCGACGATGAGGTGACGCTCGATTACGTATGCGATCAGCTCATCACCTACGGAACACCGGAGAAGGTGGCCGACGAGCTTCTCAAGTATCGTGAAGCAGTCGGCGACTTCGGCACCTTGCTTTATGCCGGCAAAGATTGGAAAGATCGCGACCTCGGCCGGCGCTCGATGATCCTTTTGGCCGAGAAGGTCCTTCCCAAAGTCAACGCAGCGCTCAAGCGATGA
- a CDS encoding LysR family transcriptional regulator, protein MSKMSLRQIRAVIAVCEEGSFTRAAARENATQSGISQHVAMVERTLKTKLFERAAGRVTPTPAGLRYYKRCVEAVGALDQAAEEARALAGQVTGDLRIGLMPTFTRAVLAPVLDDFVPRYPDVRLHIVEGYSAVLTQMVLEDALDFAVVPAFEGTIGLKSRLLVRDREMLVSGKRSGMTPLSPVRLAKCKPLKLVVPGPGNIRRRNLETYFQSNGVEVAAMLELDAMIGTLEFVARSDWMAVLPSLISVNDIGGGELIVNPIVSPSLYADFVVIQPTRRTLSTQAQLFLDRFEKQLEHIQTVWDRAIGRLNPPRRRRT, encoded by the coding sequence ATGTCCAAAATGTCGTTGCGCCAGATCCGCGCCGTCATCGCTGTGTGCGAGGAAGGCTCCTTCACGCGCGCGGCGGCGCGTGAAAACGCGACGCAGTCCGGCATCTCGCAACACGTGGCGATGGTCGAGCGCACCCTCAAGACCAAGCTGTTTGAACGCGCTGCCGGCAGAGTGACACCGACGCCCGCTGGCCTCCGCTACTACAAGCGCTGCGTGGAGGCGGTCGGCGCGCTGGACCAGGCCGCGGAGGAAGCGCGCGCCCTCGCTGGCCAGGTCACCGGCGATCTGCGCATTGGCCTGATGCCAACCTTCACCCGCGCTGTGCTGGCGCCGGTCCTCGATGACTTTGTGCCGCGCTATCCGGATGTGCGCTTGCATATTGTGGAGGGCTACAGCGCCGTGCTGACGCAGATGGTGCTCGAAGACGCGCTCGACTTCGCCGTCGTACCGGCATTCGAAGGCACGATCGGCTTGAAGTCACGCCTTCTGGTGCGTGACCGAGAAATGCTGGTGTCCGGCAAGCGCAGCGGTATGACCCCGCTCTCGCCCGTGCGTCTGGCCAAGTGCAAACCGCTCAAGTTGGTCGTGCCCGGTCCCGGCAATATACGGCGGCGCAATCTCGAGACTTACTTCCAGAGCAACGGCGTCGAAGTCGCTGCGATGCTCGAACTCGATGCCATGATCGGCACATTGGAATTCGTTGCCCGGTCTGACTGGATGGCCGTGCTGCCGAGCCTCATCTCGGTCAACGACATTGGTGGCGGCGAGCTAATCGTCAATCCGATCGTCAGCCCTTCTTTGTACGCTGACTTCGTGGTGATCCAGCCGACGCGCCGAACGCTGTCTACCCAGGCGCAACTGTTCTTAGACCGGTTCGAGAAGCAGTTGGAACACATCCAGACGGTCTGGGATCGCGCGATCGGCCGGCTAAACCCTCCTCGGCGCCGCCGCACATAG
- a CDS encoding MFS transporter: MSAASPTSAGTPDNHQIYRVALASIIGSVIEQYDYLITGIIAATVWGNVFFKLPGLAAVAAAIGVYGFGIIIRPIGAFIFGHIADRNGRKNALVYALVMMGLSTLAIGLTPTYDSIGITAPVLLLLFRFLQGISFGAEFGTASTWVVEQAAHSKYRAFWGAWVGFAIPIGLLLGFGSVIAVRSLMSPEAFNGWGWRIFFVVGFLVAIVGLIIRTRTTDSFVFERHKSKAAVLSSPARQVWREMPGTILRTSLVNAMFSGAFFLYFVFGTGYMKAAGFKGTTPELIGLIAAAFMLLFMIVGSLLADRLNRRTVLLVSSAVLFVFAIPYFSFVNTGNFLLATVAEVIGFGFVFGFGYGAIPTFYTENFPTQYRASGASAAYQLSQVYGGGLIPIIAGLFLNAYGIQHAYYYIGALVMLYAALAAYAIIVTPETKGSDLEGAIQTR, from the coding sequence ATGAGCGCTGCCTCTCCAACCTCCGCCGGCACGCCAGACAACCATCAGATCTATCGCGTAGCGCTCGCCAGTATTATTGGCTCCGTCATCGAGCAATACGACTACCTCATCACCGGCATCATCGCCGCCACGGTGTGGGGTAACGTCTTTTTCAAACTGCCGGGCCTCGCCGCGGTCGCCGCGGCGATCGGCGTTTACGGCTTCGGCATAATCATCAGGCCGATCGGCGCCTTCATCTTCGGACATATCGCTGACCGGAACGGCCGCAAGAACGCGCTGGTTTATGCGCTGGTAATGATGGGCCTCAGCACGCTCGCAATCGGCCTGACGCCGACCTACGACAGCATCGGAATCACCGCGCCTGTGCTCCTTCTGTTGTTTCGGTTTCTGCAGGGTATCAGTTTCGGTGCGGAATTCGGCACAGCCTCAACCTGGGTCGTTGAGCAGGCAGCGCATTCCAAGTACCGTGCGTTCTGGGGTGCCTGGGTCGGCTTCGCGATACCGATCGGGCTTTTGCTCGGCTTCGGCTCTGTCATTGCCGTCCGCTCGTTGATGTCGCCCGAAGCGTTCAACGGCTGGGGCTGGCGCATCTTCTTTGTTGTCGGCTTCCTGGTGGCGATCGTCGGATTGATCATTCGCACGCGCACCACGGATAGCTTCGTGTTCGAACGCCACAAATCGAAAGCCGCCGTGCTCTCATCTCCCGCACGCCAGGTCTGGCGCGAGATGCCGGGCACCATCCTGCGAACCTCGCTCGTCAATGCGATGTTCAGCGGCGCCTTCTTTCTCTATTTTGTGTTCGGCACCGGCTATATGAAGGCTGCGGGCTTCAAGGGTACAACGCCCGAACTGATCGGCCTCATCGCGGCTGCGTTCATGTTGCTATTCATGATCGTCGGCTCGCTCCTCGCCGACCGGCTCAATCGCCGCACGGTGCTTCTGGTCTCGTCCGCCGTGTTGTTCGTCTTCGCGATCCCGTACTTTTCGTTCGTGAATACCGGCAACTTCCTGCTGGCCACCGTTGCCGAAGTCATCGGTTTTGGTTTCGTTTTCGGCTTCGGCTATGGGGCAATCCCAACCTTCTACACCGAGAACTTTCCGACGCAGTATCGCGCGTCGGGCGCCAGCGCCGCTTATCAACTGTCGCAGGTCTATGGCGGGGGCCTGATCCCGATCATCGCCGGCCTATTCCTCAACGCCTACGGCATCCAGCACGCCTACTATTATATCGGCGCGCTGGTGATGCTCTACGCGGCACTGGCCGCCTACGCGATCATCGTGACACCGGAGACCAAGGGCTCCGATCTCGAAGGGGCAATCCAGACACGCTGA
- the maiA gene encoding maleylacetoacetate isomerase produces MKLFSFWRSLATFRVRIALNLKGIAPDEIVEINLVKGDQRGDAFRKVNPMMAIPALVEDDGTVLFESLAILEYLDETHPNPPLLPKEPKARARARALAQICACDTHPLIVPRVREFLADEYKIDEAGVLNWGHHWHTQSLVALEAHLNSPQTGRYCQGDQVTVADICLAGQAVGASYFKRDLAPYPTVKRIVDELFTIDAFVRAHPLKQPGAPQSV; encoded by the coding sequence ATGAAACTCTTTTCCTTCTGGCGGTCGCTGGCCACCTTCCGTGTCCGCATCGCGCTCAATCTCAAGGGCATCGCGCCCGACGAGATTGTCGAGATCAACCTCGTCAAGGGTGATCAGCGCGGCGACGCCTTCCGGAAAGTCAACCCGATGATGGCTATCCCCGCCTTGGTCGAGGACGACGGCACCGTGCTGTTCGAGTCGCTTGCCATTCTCGAGTATCTCGACGAGACGCATCCGAACCCGCCGCTCTTGCCGAAAGAGCCGAAAGCACGCGCCCGCGCGCGGGCCCTGGCGCAGATTTGTGCCTGCGATACGCATCCGTTGATCGTGCCGCGCGTGCGCGAATTTCTTGCCGATGAGTACAAGATCGACGAAGCTGGCGTGTTGAATTGGGGGCACCACTGGCACACCCAATCGCTCGTCGCACTGGAGGCACATCTCAATTCGCCGCAGACGGGGCGCTATTGCCAGGGCGACCAGGTGACCGTCGCCGATATATGCCTCGCCGGGCAGGCGGTGGGCGCTTCGTACTTCAAGCGTGACCTGGCGCCATATCCGACCGTGAAACGCATTGTCGACGAACTGTTCACAATCGACGCGTTCGTGCGGGCGCATCCGCTGAAGCAGCCTGGCGCGCCGCAAAGCGTGTAG
- a CDS encoding NAD(P)-dependent oxidoreductase, producing the protein MKIGVAGLGAMGAAIAARLIDVGHQVSVWNRSDDKAKPLVDAGATVAASPAALADGCDTVITMLTDGPALDAVYEGPGGLLSGNVKDKLFIDMSTVPPKVSIDLAAKVRGAGAAFVECPVGGSTAPARQGKLLGLMGGEPADAARAKPIMEQLCRRVEHCGPVGSGAAMKLAINLPLMVAWQAYGEAFAIARTVGWEPKRLLDLFVESNGANNALKMRADMIVTMLEGRDPGATTFSIANGVKDLRTMVETGEAFGADMRATKAALSGFEDAVQQGNSGQDGSRMAVYWADRGR; encoded by the coding sequence ATGAAGATCGGTGTTGCAGGACTGGGTGCAATGGGCGCCGCGATCGCGGCGCGCCTGATCGACGTCGGCCATCAAGTGAGCGTATGGAATCGCTCGGACGACAAAGCAAAGCCTTTGGTGGATGCGGGTGCGACGGTGGCGGCCAGCCCGGCCGCGCTCGCCGATGGCTGCGATACGGTGATCACCATGCTTACCGACGGACCGGCGCTTGATGCCGTTTATGAGGGCCCGGGTGGGCTGCTGTCCGGCAACGTGAAGGACAAGCTTTTCATCGACATGAGCACGGTGCCGCCGAAAGTGTCGATTGATCTCGCTGCCAAGGTACGTGGTGCCGGCGCGGCCTTCGTCGAATGTCCGGTCGGAGGGTCCACTGCTCCGGCGCGGCAAGGCAAGCTGCTCGGCTTGATGGGTGGTGAGCCGGCGGACGCGGCGCGGGCGAAACCGATCATGGAACAGCTTTGCCGGCGAGTGGAACATTGCGGTCCTGTCGGCAGCGGCGCTGCGATGAAGCTCGCGATCAACCTGCCGCTGATGGTGGCGTGGCAGGCCTATGGCGAGGCCTTCGCCATCGCGCGTACCGTCGGTTGGGAGCCCAAGCGCCTGCTCGATCTGTTCGTCGAGAGCAACGGTGCCAACAACGCGCTGAAGATGCGTGCCGACATGATCGTCACCATGTTGGAGGGCCGGGACCCGGGCGCGACGACTTTCTCCATTGCCAATGGGGTGAAGGATCTGCGCACCATGGTGGAAACCGGCGAGGCGTTCGGCGCCGACATGCGCGCGACCAAGGCGGCGCTGTCCGGTTTTGAGGACGCCGTACAACAAGGCAATAGCGGTCAAGACGGCTCGCGCATGGCGGTGTATTGGGCGGATCGGGGGCGGTGA
- a CDS encoding NAD(P)-dependent oxidoreductase: protein MKVCHSTERSKSAYDKSQSQRALRRGEKMAAKRKTKGTIGVIGLGIMGGSFARNLAAAGWRVVGYDVSAPRRREAQRAGVEIASSAIDVAEKAPIILTSLPKPQALIDTARAIAALKLPRKIVVEMSTFAISDKEKAEKILGKAGHIMLDTPVSGTGAQAAARDLVFYASGDSASIRKIKPALQAFGRHVYDVGAFGNGSRMKYVANLLVAINNVASAEAMVLGMKAGLPPQVIFDLIKSGAGNSRVFELRAPMMVKGKYDDVTMKIDVWDKDMQVIGDFAKAIRVPTPLFDATKPVYRRAQKEGYGMQDTAAVCAVLEKQGKVKRAKGKRAAKR, encoded by the coding sequence ATGAAAGTATGCCACTCGACAGAACGGTCGAAGAGCGCATATGACAAATCACAAAGTCAGCGCGCATTGCGAAGGGGAGAAAAAATGGCCGCGAAGAGGAAGACCAAAGGCACCATCGGCGTTATCGGGCTTGGCATTATGGGCGGCTCTTTCGCCAGGAATCTGGCGGCGGCCGGTTGGCGCGTGGTCGGCTACGATGTCAGTGCTCCCCGCCGGCGCGAGGCGCAACGCGCCGGTGTCGAGATCGCCTCGAGCGCCATCGATGTGGCCGAGAAGGCGCCGATCATTCTGACCAGCCTGCCCAAGCCGCAGGCCCTGATCGATACCGCGCGGGCCATCGCCGCCTTGAAGCTCCCACGCAAGATCGTCGTAGAAATGAGCACCTTCGCGATCTCGGACAAGGAAAAGGCCGAGAAGATCCTCGGCAAGGCCGGTCATATAATGCTCGACACGCCGGTAAGCGGCACCGGGGCGCAGGCCGCGGCACGCGACCTCGTCTTTTATGCGAGCGGCGACAGCGCCTCGATCCGCAAGATCAAACCAGCGCTGCAGGCCTTCGGCCGCCATGTCTACGACGTTGGGGCGTTCGGCAATGGCAGCCGCATGAAGTATGTGGCGAACCTACTGGTCGCCATCAATAATGTGGCCAGCGCCGAAGCGATGGTGCTCGGCATGAAGGCCGGCCTGCCACCGCAGGTGATCTTCGACCTTATCAAATCAGGCGCCGGCAATTCGCGCGTGTTCGAACTGCGCGCGCCGATGATGGTCAAAGGCAAATACGACGACGTTACGATGAAGATCGACGTCTGGGACAAGGACATGCAGGTCATCGGCGATTTTGCCAAGGCCATCCGCGTACCGACACCATTGTTCGATGCGACCAAGCCGGTCTACCGCCGCGCCCAGAAGGAGGGCTACGGCATGCAGGACACCGCCGCGGTGTGCGCCGTGCTGGAAAAGCAGGGGAAGGTGAAACGCGCGAAGGGCAAGCGCGCAGCAAAGCGCTGA
- a CDS encoding CocE/NonD family hydrolase, with amino-acid sequence MPALEERSEIRDGMHVDWNVPITMDDGLVLRADVFRPVKDGRYPVILTYGPYAKNLAFQDGYPSAWQRMVDKHPDVTAGSTNKYQNWEVVDPEKWVPHDYVCVRVDSRGTGCSPGFIDHFSPRETKDFYDCIEWAGAQPWSNGKVGLNGISYYGINQWHVASLQPPHLAAICVWEGAADWYRDMTHHGGILSTFWENWYDMQVKTVQYGAGERGKHSRVHGELVCGPETLSEEELAKNRADFGAAIASHPLDDDYHKARSPQWDKITVPVFSAANWGGQGLHPRGNFEGFARAASKEKWLEAHGIEHWTHFYTDYGREQQLKFFDRFLHGKDTGWSKKPKVLLQVRHPGEKFVGRAENEWPLKRTRWTKFYLDPKSMALSTKKPTGNARLSFAAMGDGLTFLTPPLAHETEITGPSALKLFASSSTPDADFFVVLRVFSGDMKEIVFQGAIDPHTPVAQGWLRASHRKLDKKLSLPYRPYHTHDEKQPLKSGQTVELDIEIWPTSIVVPVGYRIALSVRGKDYEYGGGTGGKLSNFKNELKGCGPFLHDDPRDRPPALFNGTTTLTFSSVKSSYLLLPVIPTKKDGRIPKRTRR; translated from the coding sequence ATGCCCGCGCTCGAAGAGCGATCGGAGATCCGTGATGGTATGCACGTCGATTGGAACGTGCCGATCACGATGGACGACGGGTTGGTGCTGCGCGCCGACGTCTTTCGCCCGGTGAAAGACGGGCGCTATCCGGTCATCCTCACGTACGGACCCTACGCCAAGAATCTCGCTTTCCAGGATGGCTATCCGAGCGCCTGGCAGCGCATGGTCGATAAGCATCCCGACGTCACTGCCGGTTCCACCAACAAGTATCAGAATTGGGAAGTGGTCGATCCCGAGAAATGGGTTCCGCACGACTACGTCTGCGTGCGAGTCGACTCGCGTGGCACGGGCTGCTCGCCCGGCTTCATCGATCATTTTTCACCGCGCGAAACGAAAGACTTCTACGACTGCATTGAATGGGCCGGCGCACAGCCCTGGTCGAACGGCAAAGTCGGTCTTAACGGCATTTCCTACTACGGCATCAATCAATGGCATGTGGCTTCGCTGCAGCCGCCCCACCTCGCCGCCATCTGTGTGTGGGAAGGCGCCGCCGACTGGTATCGCGACATGACCCACCATGGCGGCATTCTCTCGACCTTCTGGGAGAACTGGTACGACATGCAGGTGAAAACCGTGCAGTACGGCGCCGGCGAGCGCGGCAAACATAGCCGCGTGCATGGCGAGCTCGTATGCGGGCCCGAGACCTTGTCCGAAGAAGAGCTCGCGAAGAACCGCGCCGACTTCGGCGCCGCGATCGCCTCGCATCCGCTCGATGATGACTATCATAAGGCCCGCTCGCCACAGTGGGACAAGATCACCGTGCCGGTATTCTCCGCCGCCAATTGGGGCGGTCAGGGCCTGCACCCCCGCGGCAATTTCGAAGGCTTCGCACGCGCCGCGTCCAAAGAGAAATGGCTAGAGGCGCACGGCATCGAGCATTGGACGCATTTCTATACGGACTATGGTCGCGAACAGCAGCTCAAGTTCTTTGACCGGTTCCTGCACGGCAAGGACACTGGCTGGTCGAAGAAGCCGAAAGTGCTGCTGCAAGTGCGGCACCCGGGTGAGAAGTTCGTTGGACGCGCTGAAAACGAGTGGCCGCTCAAGCGCACGAGATGGACCAAGTTCTATCTCGATCCCAAATCGATGGCGCTGTCGACCAAGAAGCCGACCGGCAATGCACGCTTGAGCTTTGCAGCTATGGGCGACGGCCTCACCTTTCTGACGCCGCCGCTGGCGCACGAGACGGAGATCACCGGCCCTTCCGCGCTCAAGCTGTTCGCCTCGTCGTCGACGCCCGATGCCGACTTTTTCGTCGTGCTTCGCGTTTTCTCCGGCGACATGAAGGAGATCGTATTTCAAGGCGCCATCGATCCGCACACACCGGTCGCCCAAGGCTGGCTACGCGCATCGCATCGCAAGCTCGACAAGAAACTGTCGCTGCCCTACCGGCCCTATCATACGCACGACGAGAAGCAGCCGCTGAAGAGCGGTCAAACCGTCGAGCTCGATATCGAAATATGGCCGACGTCGATCGTCGTTCCCGTCGGCTACCGCATTGCACTCTCCGTGCGCGGTAAAGACTACGAGTATGGCGGCGGCACCGGCGGTAAGCTTTCGAACTTCAAAAACGAGCTGAAAGGCTGCGGACCGTTTCTGCACGACGATCCACGCGACCGGCCACCGGCACTATTTAATGGAACGACCACGCTGACATTCAGCAGCGTGAAATCATCCTATCTACTGCTGCCGGTCATTCCGACAAAGAAGGACGGACGCATACCGAAGCGCACGCGACGTTAG
- a CDS encoding branched-chain amino acid ABC transporter permease, with protein sequence MNTQFWIVQIFNGVSYGALLFLVGSGLSLIFGVMRIVNLSHGAYFLWGGYIALSVIWATGSWALSLPVAALAVALIGVAMERLFLRSAGLEWLRNAVIAVGIGVLVSLAINTRAPQIIGGVWPQFVLIAIVAALAAYALLSRIAVVPIENDVLRQVLLTVGFAFLFQQAALDIWGGNNMDINPPAELTRSVQIAGMYVPLYRVFMIAMAVVIGIALWLAMEKTRMGAAVRATVDDAQMARGIGIDTNRISMFIFALGAFLAALGGVIGGAFLGVYPGLDFEMLPLAFAVVIIGGMGSLGGAAIGALAVGLADNFGKALFPELSYFTLYAPMVLILAIKPVGLFGRE encoded by the coding sequence ATGAATACGCAGTTCTGGATCGTCCAGATATTCAACGGCGTATCCTATGGCGCCTTGCTGTTTCTCGTCGGCAGCGGCCTGTCGCTCATCTTCGGCGTCATGCGCATCGTCAATCTGTCGCACGGCGCTTACTTCCTCTGGGGCGGCTACATCGCCCTCTCCGTCATCTGGGCTACGGGCTCGTGGGCCCTGTCGTTGCCTGTCGCGGCGCTGGCTGTCGCGCTGATTGGTGTCGCGATGGAGCGGCTGTTTCTGCGCTCCGCCGGTCTCGAATGGCTGCGCAACGCCGTCATTGCTGTCGGCATCGGCGTGCTTGTCAGTCTCGCGATCAATACGCGCGCGCCGCAAATCATCGGCGGCGTCTGGCCGCAGTTCGTCCTGATCGCGATCGTCGCCGCCCTCGCCGCTTATGCATTGCTCAGCCGGATCGCCGTCGTGCCCATCGAAAATGACGTGCTGCGGCAAGTGCTGCTGACCGTCGGCTTCGCCTTTCTGTTCCAGCAAGCCGCCCTCGATATCTGGGGCGGCAATAACATGGATATCAACCCGCCCGCCGAACTGACCCGCAGTGTTCAGATCGCCGGCATGTACGTGCCGCTTTATCGCGTGTTCATGATCGCAATGGCCGTCGTCATCGGAATTGCCCTCTGGCTGGCGATGGAAAAGACACGCATGGGCGCGGCGGTGCGCGCCACCGTCGACGACGCGCAGATGGCGCGCGGCATCGGCATCGACACTAACCGCATTTCGATGTTCATCTTCGCCCTTGGTGCCTTCCTCGCGGCGCTCGGCGGCGTCATCGGCGGCGCCTTCCTCGGCGTTTATCCAGGCCTCGATTTCGAGATGCTGCCGCTCGCTTTCGCCGTGGTCATCATCGGCGGTATGGGCTCTCTCGGCGGCGCCGCCATCGGCGCCCTCGCCGTCGGGCTCGCCGACAACTTTGGCAAAGCACTATTTCCGGAGCTGTCTTACTTCACGCTGTATGCCCCGATGGTCTTGATCCTGGCGATCAAACCGGTGGGCCTGTTCGGTAGAGAGTGA